The following are encoded together in the Gemmatimonadaceae bacterium genome:
- a CDS encoding DUF3108 domain-containing protein yields the protein MRCRYLPFFVFALTVPAVMQAQAAGPPVHADSTGPGAPQHWPFSVGEKMIFQGKFGFLPVGRAEVVLEDRDTVRGHETYRVRFSVNGGPSWFGVHDNYTSWFDDQTLVSYRYHQDIHEGRYKRNTMYDIFPSQGVYTKNGTDTSITVPAPLDDQSFIYFVRTLPLAVGQHYEWNRYFVADKNPVIVDVERREEVEVPAGKFMCLVLKPTIKTSALFSQGGHAEIWISDDDRRLIVQMKSGLPFGSLNLYLQSFTEGTGKPTTTDPGKAKP from the coding sequence ATGCGCTGCCGTTACTTGCCGTTCTTCGTCTTCGCCCTGACCGTGCCCGCGGTGATGCAGGCCCAGGCCGCCGGTCCACCCGTCCACGCCGATTCGACCGGCCCGGGGGCGCCCCAACATTGGCCCTTCTCCGTCGGGGAGAAGATGATTTTTCAGGGCAAGTTCGGGTTCCTGCCCGTAGGCCGGGCCGAGGTCGTGCTCGAGGACCGCGACACGGTGCGCGGCCACGAAACCTACCGGGTGCGGTTCTCCGTCAACGGCGGCCCGTCGTGGTTCGGAGTGCACGACAACTATACCAGTTGGTTCGATGATCAGACGCTGGTTTCGTATCGCTACCACCAGGACATCCACGAAGGGCGATACAAGCGCAACACGATGTACGACATCTTCCCAAGTCAGGGAGTCTATACCAAGAACGGCACGGACACGAGCATCACCGTCCCGGCTCCCCTCGACGACCAATCGTTCATCTACTTCGTGCGCACTCTGCCCCTCGCGGTTGGCCAGCACTACGAGTGGAACCGGTACTTCGTGGCCGACAAGAATCCGGTGATCGTGGATGTCGAACGGCGAGAGGAAGTCGAAGTGCCGGCAGGCAAGTTCATGTGCCTGGTGCTCAAGCCCACCATCAAGACTTCGGCGCTGTTCAGTCAAGGCGGCCACGCGGAGATCTGGATCAGCGACGACGACCGCCGGCTGATCGTGCAGATGAAGTCGGGTCTTCCTTTCGGATCGCTCAACCTCTACCTGCAGAGCTTCACCGAGGGCACCGGAAAGCCGACCACCACGGACCCCGGCAAAGCCAAGCCGTAA
- the tadA gene encoding tRNA adenosine(34) deaminase TadA, protein MNSDAPRVPGPAPGADESWMNEAVAEARAAAEAGDVPVGAVIVRRGVVVARAGNRTVRDQDPTAHAEVLAIRQAAQALGDWRLIDCTLYVTLEPCAMCAGALVLARIDRLVFGAWDEKAGMVGSVGDLVRHPKLNHHVAVRAGVEEFACGAMLREFFAARRDGSSSP, encoded by the coding sequence GTGAACTCGGACGCGCCTCGCGTGCCCGGCCCCGCGCCGGGAGCGGACGAATCCTGGATGAACGAGGCGGTGGCCGAGGCGCGGGCGGCCGCCGAAGCGGGCGACGTTCCCGTCGGGGCGGTGATCGTGCGCCGCGGCGTGGTTGTGGCGCGCGCCGGCAATCGCACGGTGCGCGATCAGGATCCGACGGCGCATGCCGAGGTGCTTGCCATTCGCCAGGCCGCCCAGGCCCTCGGCGACTGGCGGCTGATCGACTGTACCCTGTACGTCACACTCGAGCCGTGCGCGATGTGCGCCGGTGCGCTCGTGCTGGCGCGCATCGATCGGCTGGTGTTCGGAGCGTGGGATGAGAAAGCCGGCATGGTGGGGTCTGTGGGCGACCTCGTACGGCATCCCAAGCTGAACCATCATGTGGCGGTGCGCGCCGGGGTGGAGGAATTCGCGTGCGGCGCGATGCTCAGGGAGTTCTTCGCGGCCCGGCGTGATGGATCCTCCTCGCCGTAG